From a single Nymphaea colorata isolate Beijing-Zhang1983 chromosome 4, ASM883128v2, whole genome shotgun sequence genomic region:
- the LOC116252131 gene encoding zinc finger protein ZAT1-like: MRIRTGRVEAAAMEERDDTHVCKICDRTFKCGRALGGHMRSHLTTLKLPIEPPKKQQYHYRVEEEEEEEVVVKKEDDDEKGRRRQEAYEEEEEEEGAIREEIEENYIYSLRENPRRSFRLSDPEFSFAVDASSSAAAAAAAPPLTVPPPAAAAIATTTVHDSQSDTEELYRTSRKRARTHRFALVPGGGEASPEEPASSISETSPEEDVAISLMLLSRDLRPQLDSSLAASSSQASKRRRKFQCGTCRKIFPSYQALGGHRAGHKKSKGSCAPPGLDGLPELSGDGKIHECPVCFRVFGSGQALGGHKRTHLLAGGDGIPVNEREDSMLDLNLPAAADDSTSAVSYAELIDPEKTN, translated from the coding sequence ATGCGGATACGCACAGGCAGAGTTGAAGCAGCAGCAATGGAGGAAAGAGACGACACGCATGTGTGCAAAATCTGCGATCGGACGTTCAAATGCGGCAGAGCACTGGGCGGTCATATGAGATCTCACTTAACTACTCTGAAGCTTCCGATCGAGCCCCCAAAGAAGCAGCAGTACCACTACCGAgtagaggaggaggaagaagaagaagtagtaGTGAAGAAAGAAGATGATGACGAGAAGGGAAGACGAAGACAGGAAGCAtatgaggaggaagaagaagaggaaggagccATCAGAGAGGAGATCGAGGAGAACTACATCTATTCCCTGCGCGAGAACCCCCGTAGGAGTTTCCGCCTATCCGATCCAGAGTTCTCCTTCGCCGTCGATGCATCTtcttccgccgccgccgctgcggCAGCGCCACCACTAACCGTCCCTCCACCTGCCGCTGCGGCCATCGCGACGACCACCGTCCACGACAGCCAAAGTGACACGGAAGAGCTCTACAGGACGAGCAGGAAAAGAGCACGCACCCACCGCTTCGCCCTCGTGCCCGGCGGTGGGGAAGCATCTCCGGAGGAGCCCGCAAGCTCCATCTCGGAGACCTCGCCGGAGGAGGACGTTGCCATCTCCCTCATGCTTCTCTCTCGCGACCTTCGCCCCCAACTGGATTCCTCCCTTGCTGCCTCGTCTTCCCAAGCTTCCAAGCGTCGCCGGAAGTTCCAGTGCGGCACCTGTCGGAAGATTTTCCCCTCTTACCAGGCTCTAGGTGGTCACCGCGCCGGCCACAAGAAGTCGAAAGGGAGCTGCGCTCCTCCCGGTCTCGACGGCCTTCCTGAGCTTTCAGGCGACGGCAAAATCCACGAATGCCCTGTTTGTTTCAGAGTCTTCGGGTCTGGACAGGCACTCGGCGGTCACAAGAGAACCCACCTTTTGGCCGGTGGAGACGGAATTCCGGTGAACGAGAGGGAAGACAGCATGCTTGATCTGAACCTTCCAGCAGCCGCTGATGATTCCACTTCCGCCGTCTCGTATGCGGAGTTGATCGATCCGGAGAAGACCAATTAA